The DNA window ACACAACCCTCCACCCCCTTGGCCCCACTTTCTTCTTTGCTCTCTGGAAATCTTTGAACATCTCTTGAAGTAGTCCTTTAATCTGAGATTTGTAAATACGTTTATTATGTTCTCAATTTATAAGTATTCAAAGGTTCTGTTTGTATAATATTGTTTTGCACAAAATTATTTACACTGCACTGAATTTCTTTTCAAATCACTCCTCTCCACTATGCCCTCCATGGTTAATTTATTTTCCTCCGCTAAATGTGTCTGCATTTAAATACTGGAATCTCCTTTTATTTTGTCACTAGCCAATTTCTTCCTGAAAAGTCTCCTACATCGTCTAATGAATGCTATCTCTTTTGACGTTGTTTACTCACATTTGTAAGTATTAGTATTTCTTATGTCGTTTAAAATGTTGATTTGTATAAAAATGTGctattgcccccccacccctcccctctccccaccaccaccaagtaCAGCACTGGGCCTGGTTGACGCTTAAAAgaagtacaaataaataaataatcactcCATCaagtgaaaatgtgttttgttcagtTTTTTCATCCTGGTTCTTACATGGACCTTAAATGACCCCTTGTTTGTTAAACATAATGTATCTCAAAGTTTCATGTTTTATTCTGCATGTATAACAATGTAATGCATATGCTTACAGTTATGTTACCTTCTGAAAACGTACTGGCTTGCGAACCTAAATGAGTCATGTGAAATATAAGGTAACATTTAAATAAATTTGTAATAATTATAGGTAAAGAAAATCAGAGAAATGTCACGAAAGAACAGTGTTTTTCGTTTCTGATCAAAATAATAATGACCTTTCAAGCATTAAACAACTACATAATTTGCCTGTTGCTTTTTTCCGTACCTTTTATGATACAGGTTGAAATACAGAACTTGTACAGAGCAGATAAGCCGTTATTTTAATTGATCATAAAAATGAAGGCGCTAGTCTAGTGGTACAAGCTTTATGCACCCCACAGTGCTGTGTCATTATTGGTTAGAAGTGAACAACATAGGTCCAAAAGTGCTacttccatgccagattttcagtgtCTCTAAGTAAGATAAACCTATACACAGTCTAAAAGTAAAACATTGTGTAGCAGGTGGTTATCTGAAAGATCTGGCATGAATCGCGCTCTTTAAGCTGTGCGGCTGTGTTTTAACAGTGAgccgtttgtttgtttgtttgtttttcaacaaACAAACAGGCAGAGCTAAAAAGAGGTGGAGCTCCaagaacaaaacaagcatttgcaatgcaacgggtctcgcatttctccgagttagtgctattagcagttgtaaactcccaaccagacttttcttgcctcattaaatggaaaaaaagagcacgaTTGCGCTGCTACCGTTGacccgtagtgaaacctatcggcaaaataaTTCAGCCAAACGTAGGTAGATGACGAGCATCGTCTTGCCACCACCTGCCAACTTTGATCAGAAAAGTTATATTTGTAGAAAATATTCACTGAAATGGTATTTAATATTCCCCTGCCCCTCAGACATGACTTACATTTTTGTCATCTGGGCAGTGGCTGGCAATAATTGATCATCAATTCATCAGAAAACTCCTCTGTGTGCTACAGTATTGCTTTTGGCTCTATCTATAGCAAACCAACCAAAGCTCGAGGTGAATATTTGGCTATGGCTCAGCTCTTGTCTGCTTAGGACAGGTGAGCCAAAATATAACTGAGACAAACATCCCAGTCACTACCTTTTACCCTCCTTACTacagtttaaaagaaaaaacactagATACATGAGCGCTGAGTGTACACGATCTAGAAAGGTGCTTTTCGgccttgtgtatctgcagctgaGCTGACCTGCAATGCAGATTGGTAACACCGAAAGCCTACACAAAGTCAGAGTCCCCTTAGTTTTGTTAATAGATGTAACTGCCTTCAATGAAGTATTGAATCGCTCGTACTTCACAGTATGCAAGTCATATCAAGGTCGTGACAGAAAACATAGAAATGGTCCCCTAACTTCCCTTAGGGTTAATCTAGCTCAGGAAAGATATTTTAACATTTTATACATTATTCGTCAGAATAAATAAACGTGTTTTCTGAATATATGAAACATCATGTACCAATTTAGCTCAAGAAAAAAGTGAACACACAGCATTGTGCTTTGCTCGAAAAGAGCCTAGCAAGTAAATATTCATAATTTGACTGCATAGCacaaagtgaaaacagaaaacTGGGCTCAACACTAACCTTCACCACTTCATCAAACTGTGTGAACCTACACAAATAATTTTACTTCACTGTGCCTCATTTTAAGTGAACATCAAAACTGAGACCACCTTTAAGAAATTGATTTCAAGATGTTTGCTATGTAAAATCCTCAATtaaggcccgatttagagtttagcggatggggtttcgccgtcacaaacgtgacggatatcccgtccatcacGCTACGAtcttattatatcctatgggaatcatagtACAGCGGACGGGATAACCGTCACAGATAGAGTAACCCAACTACCAAACTCTAAAACATCCCCCTAGTTTTGTTTTAATAGACAATAAAGTTACTCCACATACAACAATATTGTACATGCAGTGCACATGATTCATGTTCGAATAAGGTCAAACCTTGTAATCTTCTGAAATCAATCTGTGTCACTTAAGCCTTGACAGCAGCaggtgacacattcccagatggaTTGTGATGTATTATCCACTCAATACCACGTGAATCTTCCACAAGTCTATCCTTCCACAGCTTTAACAGCACATGACCCATCTAAACTTAATTTAATCCTGAACACATGAAATGTCTCTAAACCTATTCATGAGCCTTTCCAGTTTCAACAGTGAAACATTCCGAATTGAACAGCTGAGGTTCAAAAACGCATGCAGTTTACAGAAGCCTATTCACATGCAACTTGGCCTCATCGACCGCCTGCTTTTTACAGGCCAGGTGTCTAAAGTTCAAACATATAATTCAGAATTTctcagagttaatgtatgaacttTTTACAGAACAAGTTGGAAACAAAGAGCAGAGATTTCTTATCTCTGTTTCCGATGTGACCTACCTAGAATTCATGCATTAACTCGGTGAAATTCTGAGTTATATGTTCGAAACTTTGGACACCTCTTACAAAAAATTGTGACACCGCCTCTAAGTTCAAAAGGCTATTACAAAAAGCttaaatctgaagtattttggtTACCTCCTACAACTTTTCTTTCTTTACACTCACCTTCAAACGCTTATCCTCTTAATTTACTTTCtcatctctttttctttctttactctttTCCCATATCTTGCATCCCTATTTTCCAAATGGCGTGATTTAATTTCCTAAATTAGAATATGCAAGATTTTTTAACAATTCCGTAATATTGTCAATCATGTGTTACTTATTTATTCTGTTTTTGTAAACTCAAAAAACATATCACGTGAACTATGCACAAACCAATCCATAACTCTCTTCGGGATGAATTACCATGGCGGCTTCACAAACCCATCTACCAGATATTCTGTGCTCAAAAAGACAAGGCATAACCAAACTACTACACGTATCACTACAGACTCGAAAACAATGCATTCATACCCAAACCTGAACAAATGCGCTCGAAGTCCTAAATTCTTCCCGTCACGTGCACCTTAAAACATGTGACATGCTACTAAATCAGCTGTGCGCGATCAGGCCCCGCTGTGGGGCGCCGTAGGAGGGGCTTGGAGGACGCAGTCAGAACGTCGCCATGGAGGCTCGGTGCTTAGAAGTGTGGTTACCCGGCAGGCCTTGTCGTGCGCTTCCATTATCCTTCTGTCAGACTCCGCCATCCCGTCCCCGGTTGTAGTGTCGCTGTGGCACTTCGCCTTGGGCTCGGTCGCCTGCACGCGCCCCTCGTCGGTGCTCATGCCGGGTGCAGAGGACATGAAGCCGGGGACCCACTGCCATCCGAGTCGCACTGTCCCAGCACGAAGAACCGGCGCGGCCGCGGCGTGCCAGCCAAGAGGGTACATCTAACTGGCGAGCATGGGCCGCGGTGTCAGCGCGGCCGGGACAGAGGAGGGGCCTGGCGTGGTGAACATTACCCCGCGTTGACTTCCTGCTATCGCATATTTTGGAGGCAGTCCTGGAAGGGCAGGATTGCGTTTTACTACCTGCTGTAAAAAAATAGTTTACTCCTCTCCCGCCTTCCGTGGGACTGGCACAAGTTTTGTTTGATGATGCAGATGTTAATTTCAGAGATTCCAACAAATGCCAACATTTACAAAaagaaaagtgggagattttataaaaataattgAGAATATATTTCCCTATTCACTTTTATTAAAACAAGCAATTTCAGACGGGGGACAGTCCAATGTAAGCCTATTTTTGACTTCAAAATTTTAGTcacctgcctgaatcgggtcttttGGCCTTTATGGGATTTCATCCTTTTGTCCAGTCACAGGCTAGACTCTGCCAGCACATAACGGAAAAAGATGATTTACATTATGACTAGGGTTagttggtgcagcagatgcagtgacacCAGTACCCAGAGCTTGGAGGGGGGCATTGAAACCTGATAAGTGCTGTAGTTCACTCCTGTAACAACTGTCAATAGGGCCATTTTTATTGCCTGCTCCAAAGTCAATTGTATCTTTGCTATGACACTGGGCATTATCCTTAAGGGAAATAGGGAGAGGTTGGACGCTAATTAATCACATGCAAGTCACAaagatgtcacaaaaagtgacttatgCCTTTATAATAATCAGAAAACGTCAAAATAATATTTAAAGTTTTACTCTAATACATCGTATGCATTTTTTCACTTATCGAATTGTAAACGACGTAGAAGTCGGTAATTACACGTGTAAACTGCTTTTAGTGAGTGgcacattttaacaaataaaaGGGTATGCTGCCTGTGAGGTGGAGGTTTGCGAACCTCTTGAGGCTATAAGGTAAACACATTCAATGTTTGCAAATGCAAGCAGCCTCCGTGGTGGGGCACAAGGTGACACCTCTCAGCCTAGGCTAAGGGGAATTGAGACTCCTTTCTAAAAATAGTGGGGGCCCTATCCACCCCCGACTTTTGCCCTTTCTTGTGACACGTTCACCCAAAGCACAGGTGCACCTTTTATCACACACAGAAGGGAGAACAGCTAAGCCTCCCAAAATAGCATGCACTAGGAACATTTTTCTAGCGAGGTCTACTGGCAGCAGTATTTCCTGGTTAAATAAATATGCTGCTGAGATAGCTCAGAGATCTAAGTGTACTTTGGAGGCTAGCAGTTATAATTATCATAAAATGAGCTAACCCGAAGATTACAATCTTGAATCCGCTAAATTAGTTTATTTGGCTAGGCACTTCCCAAAGATCTGCATGTAACCTGCAGGTTATAAATGTGAAACCCCTCAGGGTTAGTAACCTTGCGTTCTTCTGAGGTCGATACAGTGGCAACCATTGAGATTGATAGTTGTAACCTGTTATCAAGCACCAAGAAGCACTCTAGTTTGTGATGCACTATATACAACTTCATACTTAGTATATGTACAGAGTACATAAAAATGTTGTGCATTTATTAGCCACATTATCTTTACTGCTTAACTTGAAGACCAAAACAACTGCGTTTTTGTTGTATttcacaggaaggcactttgtgccAAATTAAATTTCTTTGCATTGACAAAATTAGTGCAGCAGATTTTGCAAACGGGAAGTACCAACTCACACTGCATCTATATGCTTTGCAATCCATGGCTGTCATTGCAGACCGCAATGTACACGTTGTGGCGATTTGCTTACAAAATGGTACATCCATCCTCCTCGTTAATGGCAGTGGAATGTTTTGCATTAAATAGTTATAGACTGATAAAGACGGGCGGTAACCTTTGCTGAGTGAAAGCTGTACTTTTCGAACAGCTCGTGCTGAGTGTGTGCAAGCTTCTGACATCAAAGTTTGCTGGGAGCAGTTCGATGGACCACTGCATGTTTCCCCAAGATGCTGCTTTCACAACCGGCTGTTTTTTTTAGGCATTGCTATTCCATTTGAATCTTTGAAAAAATGAAGTGTTCTCAAAAATAAGAAAATTCATAGGCATTTTTTCAGGCTTATTTTCTTCAAAATGTTAAGTATGCTTCATTGGTTATATCtttttcaaacattgcaattctccCTCAACTGTTTCATCTAGATTAATGGTTATGTTTGTATGTACTACGAAAAGCCCAAGTGT is part of the Pleurodeles waltl isolate 20211129_DDA chromosome 4_2, aPleWal1.hap1.20221129, whole genome shotgun sequence genome and encodes:
- the C4_2H1orf53 gene encoding uncharacterized protein C1orf53 homolog, which codes for MYPLGWHAAAAPVLRAGTVRLGWQWVPGFMSSAPGMSTDEGRVQATEPKAKCHSDTTTGDGMAESDRRIMEAHDKACRAHQENYVDPETGYVVFTKFGHLQRGKCCGCGCRHCPYGQVNVKDPAKKKQFNSFFYS